In the Rhodothermales bacterium genome, GACCGGCCGAGAACCTCGCCGAGCACGCGCTGATCGAGCGTGGCGCGGCGGCGGTCCCGATCACTGCGCGGGGTGCCGAAGATGATGTCTTCGATCGTACGTCGCTCCCATCGGGCTTCGCGGCGGTCGATGCGGCGATCGACGCGCCGGTTGATCCGGCGGTCGTAGCGCGGTGTGGCGAAGCCTTTCTCGTAGCACCAGCGCATGCCCTTCGTCGGATGGCCCTGCCCGTTGCGGCAGAACTTCGGCCCCTTGTCGTTCCGCCGGTCGTCGCGGCGTTCGTACCGGTCGTCGTAGCGGTCGTCGCGGCGTTCGTAGCGGTCGTCGCGGGCGTCACGCCGGTTATCGCGCCGGTCGGGCGCGGAGCGGATGCTGCCGTCGGCGCGGTCGGAGCCGGCGGCCCAGCCCCACCACCCGTCGTCGGTGCGGGACTGCGCGTGGGATTCGGAGGGGAAAGCGGCGAAGACGAAGGCCGCGGCGAGTAGAACGCTCAGTCGGTGCATGGCGGGAGTCGGTTGGGGTGGGAGCCAGCGAGCATGCAACCCGTGGTCCAACAGGAGAGGGAGGGCTTTCGCGCGGGACCGGGCTGCGATTCGTACCAAATACTAGACAACCCTGAACGGGCGGAAGGCCGGGTTAGCGGCGGGCGCGGGCGCGGATACTGGCGTACTGTCCGTCGTTCGTCGTGAGGCCGCGGGTCGGATACTTCCGCGCCTCGCGGCGGACATCCCGGATCCGGTCTTCCGTGAGCGGGTGCGTCGAGAAGAACTGCTCGACGGAGCCCGGGCTGCGCTGCCGGTCGGCGATGAGCTTCTGGAACATCGTCGCCATGCCCTCCGGGTTGTAGCCGGCGCGGGCCATGTAGCGGACGCCGAGTTGGTCGGCCTCGCGCTCCGCGTCACGGGAGAACTTGGCGATCGCGCCGCCGCCCGCGATTTGAGCGGCGATCTGCCCCGCCAAGCCCGGATCCTGACCGAGCAGGATGGCCGCGCCCGCGTTCAGTCCGTAGGCGCTCGTGAGCCGCTCCGTACCGTGGCGTTCGACGCCGTGCGCGATCTCGTGCGCGATCACGCCGGCCAATTCCGCCGTGTTGTCAGCCGCCGCGATCAGCCCGGTGTGGACATAAACGAGGCCGCCGGGCACGTTGAACGCGTTGATCGCATCGTCCTCGACGACGTGGAAGCGCCACGGCAGGTTCGCGAACTCCGTCTGCGCGACGATGCGCTGGCCGAGTTGGTCGACGTACCGGTTCAGCGTCCGGTCGTTCGAGAGGCGGACCTGCTGCGCCACGTCGCGCTCGAGCTGCTCGCCCATCTGCCACTCCTCTTCGAGCGAGACGAGGTTGAAGTCATTGAGCCCGAGCGAGGCACAGCCGGCGAGCGGGAGGCTGACGAGCGCCAGCAGGAGGAAGAGAGAAGGGATAGAAAGGCGTCGCATGGGGAGAGAGGTTGGTGGTGGATGCACCGAGCATGCAAACCCCTTGCCGTTCCTCGACCCCCTGCCGCGCTTGCCGTCGCTTCGCTCCTAGCTTCGCGCGGCGGTCCCTGCCCTCGTCAAGGGGGACAGCTTTTCGCGTCGGGGAGCGCAGCGACCACGCGAAAAGCGGGGGGTCCGCTCATGGCTCG is a window encoding:
- a CDS encoding M48 family metallopeptidase, whose protein sequence is MRRLSIPSLFLLLALVSLPLAGCASLGLNDFNLVSLEEEWQMGEQLERDVAQQVRLSNDRTLNRYVDQLGQRIVAQTEFANLPWRFHVVEDDAINAFNVPGGLVYVHTGLIAAADNTAELAGVIAHEIAHGVERHGTERLTSAYGLNAGAAILLGQDPGLAGQIAAQIAGGGAIAKFSRDAEREADQLGVRYMARAGYNPEGMATMFQKLIADRQRSPGSVEQFFSTHPLTEDRIRDVRREARKYPTRGLTTNDGQYASIRARARR